A genomic region of Lytechinus pictus isolate F3 Inbred chromosome 2, Lp3.0, whole genome shotgun sequence contains the following coding sequences:
- the LOC135153214 gene encoding P2X purinoceptor 4-like — protein MYLRSCRYSRLSDPLCPIFRLGTIVSETGQSFRQMAIKGGVITIDIQWNCNLDMSYNLCLPKYRFIRADEQDAKIAGGFNFSYFDTPLRVGFGKFYRINNTEYRDLTKAYGILFQVKITGVAGKFDIVPLMLNFASGVALLSLNYVTGMA, from the exons ATGTATCTAAGATCGTGTCGATACAGTCGGCTCAGTGATCCTTTATGCCCTATATTCAGATTAGGAACTATTGTGTCAGAAACAGGACAAAGCTTTAGACAAATGGCTATTAAG GGCGGGGTAATAACGATCGACATTCAATGGAACTGCAATTTAGATATGTCCTATAACCTCTGTTTGCCAAAATATCGCTTCATACGGGCGGACGAACAAGATGCAAAGATAGCCGGCGGCTTTAATTTCAG CTACTTCGACACACCACTCAGAGTAgg ATTTGGGAAATTCTACAGAATCAACAACACGGAGTACCGAGACTTGACCAAGGCCTATGGCATCCTCTTCCAAGTCAAGATCACCGGGGTCGCCGGCAAGTTCGACATCGTACCGCTCATGTTAAACTTTGCATCGGGCGTTGCTCTCCTCTCATTG AATTATGTAACGGGAATGGCGTGA